GTATACAAAATTAAGCCACACTTACCTTGGGACAATTTGATCAACCTGTTATTTAATCCTCCATCTCCATCCACAATGTAGATATCTCCTGTGTCCTCTACATATAATTCTGCAGGATTATCAAACTGCAGAGGATTCAAACCGGAGCCTTTTTTCCCTGGGGTGCCCAAGACTTGAACAAGATCACCCAAGGAATTGTATTTTTTAACAGTATGACCATATGATCCTGTAAAGAAAAGCATATACACCACCATTGCATAGtcacatttttcaagaaagttGGGAGTAAAAATCTGCCAGAATTAATACTAATCAAAGACTGGTAGGCTCAGATAATTAAATATTGTAACTGACAAGTAATAGAGCTTCTTATGTTGCAGGCAAACTCGTTCATGAATTAGTCTCAGCTACTTCAAAATAAGTTGAttctaaattctaaaaaaaaaaaatttgaacacaTTCTACAGAAAACTCATGTTAACAAATTATAGATGCACTAATTTCTTATTTAATCTTTTGCACTTGAACAAGCACTGCTTATTAAAGAAAATCAAGAGGGAATTGTAAAAAagatcttttatttgaaagtgttacttCAGTTATTCACAGATAGATCTTAAACATCAGTAGGTTAATAAAAAATTCTCTATACTACcaatttttagctattttttcTCTCAGTGGAAGCAACtcatttacttttctttcctAGGAAGGAAATTATCTTCCCAATCACTAGTGCCTTACTTtattaattacattaaaatttctttgaattacaatgattttgaaagaaaaagcataaagtagaaagttattaaataaaaaatcataaagcaGTTAATAGAAATCAACATGAAGGCATATAAAAAAACTGAGAGGTGTTCAAAGGATGAACTGGAAACACTGAGCTCACCATCAATAAAGTAAATCAGCTTGCCTTATAAGTCTATCTTTGAACATgtatttattattgtattttcttTGGAAGTCTGAGCTAAATAGTGTGTATAGCCATAACAGAACATGATATTATTAAAGAAAGTGACCCCAAAGCTTCTGAAGGATTGGCAAAAGGGATAGACTAGCAGGAAATAATGTGTTTTGTAAATGGCTGACTTGCAGTCATATTTTCATTAGAGGacatttattcctttgaaaaatgGGAAGAAACATAGAAACTATTTTCAGATCTGTGGGTTGGAAAGCAAGCTGTGATGGAAAGAATGAGGATATCGTCTGTGCTGTTTTTATTTCTGGCAATCAGTGAAGTCTACAAAAAAGATCATAAGAATGGAGTGAATTAAAGTAAAGGACTTTAGCAGtacttctgaaaaataaatagtgAGAAGAGACAGATTTCATCATAGTATTGCAATGAACTCAGAAATAATCTAGGATTTTAACCAGAACCATACCAGCTAAAATACTGCTTGAAATAAATGGGTTATCAGTTGAGACCAAGAAATCTTCTGGGTTTTGAGAACAGACGTGGTAAAGGCACTACTTAAAAACTAGATcgcataaattctttttttttgagaccTCATTAGTTCTAAAGGCTGGTATCTGAATTAGCAGAATGTCCTTCAAACCCAGAGCTTAACTGGGTCACAGTCATTAATGCTGAGTCCCTAAGGTCACGCCAGACTGTAGTACTGCCTTGTGTTAAGCCACAGTACAGGTGAACTGCCTTCCCCAAATGCTTTCTTCATAGTTATAAATTCAATCATTTTCACCACTTTCTACTAAAAATACTTGATGGTGGGAAGATTTCAGACACATTGCAGTGGAATTTCAAAAATGTGATCACCGATCTATACAAAATTTGTGCTCAGGGCAACAAAACAATCTCAGTCTCTCTCGAAAGAGAAACGGTGAAGGAAAATGACTGGCAAGGATTGCATTCATTTGCTTCTAAGATCACTGTTTTATCTGGCTTCATAGGAGAGACACAGACTTATCTAATCAGAAGAATAAAAGATGCTTTTAAAAAGTCCCTCAGCAAGTTAAAATAAAGACCAAATTAACTAGACTTCTTGCTAAACTTCTTGATTCTGTAGAAGTATGTGAAGATTTTTACAGACAAGCTTGTATCATGAACTATTAAAGAAACTGCAATTAGATTGGGCAactgtgattttaaaatgtaccagCAAGAACAGGGGCAAAGATGTGATTTCTAGCAAGATAATTGAATAGACATTACTACACATACCACTTCCTACATCCGTGATCCAGATGGACTGTTCGTGTGGTGTACTGGCTGCAAATATACCATGAGGGGAGTCAACTGTGTAATTCCAGGCTCGTAGGAAATATCCATCCTCTGTGAACACTAATACCTTTGGGATGTTATCCCCTCTCTGAAGGTATACAAAAATAACTGCTTAGATAGGGTAGGTTCTAAGGAGCAGTCATCTTTATTGTGGCTTAGGGAAACAGAAATTAAAGGTTAATCGACAAACTtagtaacttttaaaataccACCTTCCAAAATCTAACAATGTCACATTCAAAACCAAACTACTGACTTGAAAACAACCCAAAAATAAGTTACAAAATCAGCACAGTGCAACAGGTAGAATGTGGCTTCCTCTGTGTTCTAACATACTATAAATCCCTGTTTATTTACCTGGGCGACGTAAACCAATCCATTGAGGGAGTCAACTGCAACACAAAACGTTGTTCCAGTGAAGTATTCCGAATACTTGGGCCAACCCACATCCAGCCGGTAAAGAATTTCCTTAGTGTTCCAGTTAACTTGAAAAGAAAGTTTCctaaaaaccttaagaaaattcaagaaattaaGATTCCGTTTTCCCTCTAGGTAGGAAAAGAAGAGGGGTGCGGGCTTGGGTACGCAGTGTTTATCTGCAGCATGCATCGACAACTGGATTGCCAGACTGAAATCATTCCAAAGAAACCTGCTTATCCATCTAAAGGCTGAGACGACCACAATACGAGCCTGCAGATTGAGGCTGGAGTAGGAGCTGgggaaaaagaggaaataaaggaaATGGTAATGGACTGCATCCAAACTAGCGCTCAGACAAgcgggagaggtggagagggagccCGAGCCCAACACGCCTCGCCCAAGACTGGCGTCGCCTCCCAGCAAATACACCCGCCGGTCATTCAGATCCTCGTCACCCAGCTCACCGGAGAACCACAGATGTGGAAATGCAAAACCAGCAACGCAAACAAGGTGCAGGCGCCGGCTACGCACACCCAGAATCTCGCCATGACCAGACGACGAAGGAGGAGATGCGCCCGCAGGCGGCTGGGGACTTCCGGGATAGCCGCGGGCCCGAGCCCCTCGTCAATGCACAGGGGCCCTGCCCTTCCCAAGccccttcctccaggtcaccctcaCTGCAGGCGCGCGTTTTGAGAAAGAACCGGAGCGGAGATAGCGGCGAGAATCACCCACGCCAGCCCAGACTCCCGGCAGGTTCTCGGGTCCCCGCCTCCCTAGTCAGGTGCTTTGGTAGATCCAGTGACCACGCCTCCGTGTCCTCTGGGCGGTCCTCGCCGCGGACTTCTCCCGCccaccaagaaaaaaaatgggggcgCCCTCAGAAAATGCCTTACCCGCTCGCAAGTCATTCTTTTAATTCAGGTTGAACAATCAACATATTGCACACGGAATTCCTGTCTGAAAGACGATGTGACACTCAAAGAAATCACTTCCGGGCTCTGAAACGGACTTAAGCCACATCCTCTCCGAAGGCATCAGGCATCTTTTGTAGATGCCTATGTTCCCACATCAGGCCCCCTCTCCTGGCTCCAAGGAAAGAGCGGCCCAGGCTGGCGGCGCGGAGTTGATTTTGCTGCGACGCGACGCGCTTTAGAGAAGGTCCCCGTGAGCTGGTGGGGGCTATAGGGGCAACCCGGCAGGCGCCTGGCGGTTTACAAACTGCGGTGTTCGGGAGTCCCCTTATGCGAGGCTGTGTCCCCCTTCGCCCGGCTCCCGAAGCTGTCTGGCTGCCGGCCCGCTCCCGGAAACCTCGGCATCTGGTAACAAAGAGCCTGCCGGGCCGCCTGCTACCCGGGCTGCAGGATTCCGGAGTCGGGCTcagaggccggggtgggggagcgCGACCCAGGCCATGCGTCCGGGTTTGTGACGGTGAGGGCGAGGCCGGCGCCTTCCCCCCTGCAGCCCGCGGGGTTCGGGGCGCAGGTGCTTCTGCTTCCCTGACGACTTGCACCCGGGAAAGCGGCTTCACGCGCATCCTCCGGCCGTGCCGGCCGTCAGCGACAGGGCAGGGAGGCTCAGCACCGGCTACTGAGCCCCCGGGTTTGTCTGCGGGACTCAGAGGACCCGGCTCTTCCCCGAGCGCCCTGAAGCTTTGTGTAAGAAGCTGAGGAAAGTCTGACGGGAgtgtttttaataataataataataaaaaaaaagttttctaagtCTCAGTTTTTGGAAATTTTTGCGGACTTTGCCATACTCTACCTCTTCGCCTCCTTTCTCTTGCTCTGGGTGTCTTTTTTTCTCCCCCGCTATAAACATTTTTACTGGCCGCGGAGCAGACGAGAGATGGACGTTTTGTAGTTGAAATTGTAGCTTACAACCACGAGAAAGTAGGAAAGATGGACAAAAAGTCCTTTGAAACGGTGCTGGATGAAATTAGAAAGGTAATTATTCTAGATTCCTTCAATTATTCTACGAGATTCTACTGTTTATTCTCTTGGAGGTACTGTGTGTAGATTGCACAGGATATGGGTCGTCGCATTGCCAGGTTGGTTTGCATTTTCACGTGGAGTGTAGGCATTCGATTCTTGGATGCATTTCGCGTTGCAAGTAGAAATTAAGTTACGTTAACGCTGAACTTGAGAAACCGTGTTGTGGAAGTTATGTATCCTAACTCTCTGAGTGAACCAGGCTGCAACAATTTTCGGAATGTGTT
The DNA window shown above is from Oryctolagus cuniculus chromosome 9, mOryCun1.1, whole genome shotgun sequence and carries:
- the NHLRC3 gene encoding NHL repeat-containing protein 3 — translated: MARFWVCVAGACTLFALLVLHFHICGSPVFRKLSFQVNWNTKEILYRLDVGWPKYSEYFTGTTFCVAVDSLNGLVYVAQRGDNIPKVLVFTEDGYFLRAWNYTVDSPHGIFAASTPHEQSIWITDVGSGSYGHTVKKYNSLGDLVQVLGTPGKKGSGLNPLQFDNPAELYVEDTGDIYIVDGDGGLNNRLIKLSQDFSILWLRGENGSGPAKFNIPHSVTVDSTGRVWVADRGNKRIQVFDKETGELLGTWDNCFVQEGPSAVRFTPDEKYLIVAQLNLSRLSIVAAPPVGDIGMCSVISTIQLADQVLPHLLEVDRKTGAIYVAEIGAKQVQKYVPWSGYVL